tattattattattattattattattattattattattgttgttgttgttgttgttgttgttattattattattcctaggAAATCTGCCTTCCCATGCGTGGAAAAAACCACGTAGGTCCAGTCCTATGCCAAATGTCCTGGACAGGCATTGTGGGCCAatagtcctgatggtggcgctacagcaaCCGTTTAAAGTTGTAAACTTTGTAAATTCATAACAAATCAGTCATACGTGCTACCACTTTGCAACTTTCAACAAAATGTAGGCCCAAAAGTTCACATGCTTCGAGCTGGCAGGAATTATGAAGTcatcactcttttttttcttctcagaaactgtataaataattaaatatatctCCTCCCACATTTTTTACTCAATCAACACCAAACTTGCCACTCTGCATTTTCAGACTGACCTTCACAAACAATCCAGCCAGAtttttgaaatatcaaaaactgagcccacagtgcatcaaaatgttttaccgTAAACAGCTATTGCAAATTCTCCTCCGatgttcttgtctttttttccatcttcctcctcctcaaaatgCCTGGACCCGACTCACAGCTGCACAGCAGCTAtaattcacattattttcatcctcaccaaaccattcagtgagccctaaTGCACGGAAGCATTTGCATttgatgtttctccactcttttattcagcaTTTTCCTTTCATTAGTCCCCCGTCTGTATTTTATCCTAGAAAGATTGATAAAAGGTGTTTATATTAACTATTTATTAagctgtgatgatgatgtttacaGCAGAAACTCGCTCATTTGTAATTAACAGGACAAACATGTTCTTTAATAGAGGCTTCCactgaaaatcacaaacatgTCTCACTCTGTTTCCTGTCAGGATGAGGAGttcctcctcccttctctctgctTCCCCTGCTCCTCACCctgcccccctccccctctccccctcatcctcctctctgactcaCTGTCCTGAACTTGACCTGTCCGTCACACTCAGCCCTGTCCCCAAGACTGGCCACACACACCTGAAGCCCCACCCACTGAAGAAGAGTCAGCTGAGTGACCAATCACAGCTGAAGCCCCGCCCccgaggacagacaggaagaaaggGGAACACACaggtgatgacatcatcttgtagtcctcgtgtgtgtgtgtgtgtgtgtgtgtgtgtgtgtgagatgacaTCTTCCTTtagttttggtgtgtgtttgttgctgcCTTCAAATGGGGTCGTGTTCACCGTGTTCATGAGAAGAGTCTTGTGGTATTCACGACCTCGGAAGTGAAAATTTTCTGAAAACTCTGAGTTCAAGAGTTGCGACACGTTTgctgacattttcagaaatggcGGAGGCCATGGAAGTTTTTCGTGAATAGTAAGTTAATATATTGTAATTTGAGTCATGTAGAgtttttcttaattattttatatgtatgaggaaaatgttgatttttctcaGTGGCGTCATCTTGTCATTATGCCTTTGCATTTCCTGCATTATGCCAAGCACACTGTGTACACGACTTCCCCTGTCGTAACCACGAGCTCACAAGTtccatttgaaggcagcatgtgtgtgtgatgacatcATCCTGTAGtcttgatgtgtgtttgtgtgatatgACATCGTTCTGTGTCTGGTCTCCTGCAGGTGTGTTTTGAAGAGCCGGTGATTGTCACGGTAACACCGGAGCCTCACATCACACTGAATAGAGACCCCCTGcctcagcagccaatcagaggtcaGGGGAAGAGCAGAGGTcgtcaccatggtaaccagtCTGACAGTTTACACAGAGGAGTGAATTCACAAAGAATTAATTGCAgccgctgatagcaccatgaattgcgcaTCATTTACAACCGCTATCTGCGCTGTCTCAAGGTCCAATTCACATAAGATATtgcgctaatgatattacagcatAAACACGCCCATAAAGTTTTGGAGCTGAGTGCagtttgccattgttttgcgtttattaaatgttcatctgcaattttctgtagtggtcccagAAATATTTGTTCTGAAGGTGTACTGAAATATCCCATGACATGGTCAATCAACATTTGAgtcaaaataatttataaatgcagttgcaatAACAAAACTTTCCACTCAAGTGGAAAGAGATgcttgatttgaaagagaacttatgcTTATCATGAACAGAGCTTTTTGTAACGTAACCTGAAATCCCACACACtaatgtagttagctaatgaTCTGCTCCTTGGCCTTGAAGTACTATTGTAGATAGTATGCTAAAGCTAGTAAGACAGGCATGCTCAAGTAGCAGTTTAATCCATTTGTTACACTTTTGCCCTTGTATTTTGGTTTTAGAAAGGCGATCACTAAGACACCACCGTCTACAGCCTGTAATTACGGAATATCTCTCTCACTATGCAGCCTCATGCACACCACTTCGGCATGTGTAGAAGTCAAAAGTTTGACCTTAACCAACCACCGCGGCTTGGATCACAACTGCAAAATTCAAAACTGCCTCCCAACAACAGAaccatgactttttttttttcattattttatctgtAAATAGTCAAACTTTCTCTACATTAAACCAAAGTAAAGATTCTTAAGGCCAAAACACACTGCTACCGAACAGCCACCcctattattttctatgtacaaCCCCTACACCGACGGCGGGTGGTTAGTTAGTTTATTGCTTTCTTTTCACTGCAGTTTGAACTATTTCACTTGTGCCTGTATCTACAAAGCaacaattaaatgaataaactcCACTTGCTCCCTGCTTGTAGGCTACATCCCAGCTCCCGTGGCAGCTCgacttcctgtcctcacctcttgCTGTCGCTGtctctcgtgtgtgtgtgtgtgtgtgtgtgtgtagatgacAGTTGTTGATGCGCTGCAGCACTTGGTGCTAGGGGCGGCACTTGAAGTGTGTCATATGCCGCGGTGCAGCGGCGGCATTGTGTTTTCCACTTGAGTCAGGCTTTTGTTGTCTCCAGTAGagtttatttctattttttcctcATCAGTCAGACTGTCTCAGTGGCTGCTGATCAGTAGAATGATGAATAAAAGcagttttttcttcctctcttctgctGGTGGAGCCCCCAGACAGTGGGTGGAGCCTCCTGATGCAGCATCCAATCAAGATCCAGGCTGTCTGGAGTGGGCGGAGTTAAACACCACTCTGGCTCTGAAGGCGGAGCTTCAGTCACTGCAGGTTTGCATTGTTTTTCAGTAGGTTATTAATAAATCATCACTAAGCTAATTAAGAACTAGCTAACAgctggttaccatggtaacctGTCTGTTGTCCTGCAGGGGGCGGAGTTTAACTCCCAGAAGGCCATTCAGGAGACTCTACAGAGGTCAGAGAGACCAAAAACCTGATCAACACCAGAGCTAGTGAAGGtaacacacacgcgcacacacgcacacacacacacacacacacacacacacacacacacacacacacacacacacacacacacacacacacacacacacacacaag
This genomic interval from Siniperca chuatsi isolate FFG_IHB_CAS linkage group LG21, ASM2008510v1, whole genome shotgun sequence contains the following:
- the ppp1r35 gene encoding LOW QUALITY PROTEIN: protein phosphatase 1 regulatory subunit 35 (The sequence of the model RefSeq protein was modified relative to this genomic sequence to represent the inferred CDS: inserted 1 base in 1 codon), with translation MRSSSSLLSASPAPHPAPLPLSPSSSSLTHCPELDLSVTLSPVPKTGHTHLKPHPLKKSQLSDQSQLKPRPRGQTGRKGNTQVCFEEPVIVTVTPEPHITLNRDPLPQQPIRGQGKSRGRHHAGGAPRQWVEPPDAASNQDPGCLEWAELNTTLALKAELQSLQGAEFNSQKAIQETLQRXRETKNLINTRASEVVNVSRSQLLFTSLVSVDMQEDQLISQLLQDRLLLAPLPRCHGSKAADGPSILLFMTSDLVRQKPLPPEEEPVNHKPRPSTHPAYSTFDFYRRQRRWEATP